One genomic window of Tenacibaculum tangerinum includes the following:
- a CDS encoding phage tail protein: MKQNKETLKTYFETGDKPTESQFIDLIDTLNTPFIGEIKAVSFNLVPKGWAKCDGQLLTITEHQELFNLIGNSYGGDGVSTFALPDLRGRVPLGEGSNSELSNYPLGQKGGEEINTLTEEELPPHNHSASGTIKASNTNGTTNNPEGNSLAIGIVPVSRTSTEDAYVFTNTTPNIEMATNDVRITINETGNGQPINNMQPYLSVNYIIALEGRIPTI, translated from the coding sequence ATGAAACAAAACAAAGAAACCTTAAAAACATATTTTGAAACAGGAGACAAACCAACGGAAAGTCAGTTTATAGACTTAATAGACACCTTAAATACCCCTTTTATAGGGGAAATAAAAGCGGTAAGTTTTAACCTAGTACCAAAAGGTTGGGCAAAATGTGATGGGCAGTTACTTACGATAACAGAACATCAAGAGTTATTTAATTTAATAGGAAATAGCTACGGGGGAGATGGAGTATCAACCTTTGCGTTGCCAGACCTACGAGGAAGAGTGCCTTTGGGAGAAGGAAGTAACTCAGAATTATCAAACTACCCACTAGGTCAAAAAGGAGGAGAAGAAATAAATACCTTAACAGAAGAAGAGTTACCTCCACATAATCATTCAGCCTCTGGAACCATAAAAGCATCCAACACCAATGGTACTACAAATAACCCAGAAGGAAACTCTTTGGCTATTGGAATAGTACCCGTAAGCAGAACCTCTACTGAAGACGCTTATGTTTTTACGAACACTACTCCTAATATAGAAATGGCAACAAATGATGTAAGAATAACTATTAATGAAACAGGAAATGGACAGCCAATTAATAATATGCAACCCTACCTATCGGTAAATTATATTATCGCTTTGGAAGGAAGAATACCAACAATATAA
- a CDS encoding outer membrane beta-barrel protein, which yields MEENNIDTLFQEKLTDLEIAPNESVWNAIEGKLQKKKKRKVFPIWWFSGGAAAVFILGLFLYSNMNESKNTEDVEVIVVESPTPTSEDKKNKQQELKDNVVIESAKENTIETIIAKEELKNKKTVKEKPLKKDVLSPYDVVKVSEKEMPVKKDHNTIGKVIEGALLAKNDVTKEEEQAGKLKNSLPVITREEALLKRKKDTVNQGLKPSEDFMATVNKEEFDEKQRQRKVWTISPTVAVLNSSSFSKASPIEASLSNSTKGETSYSYGVQVAYQFNSKWTLQSGIHLQEMGYSNHNVAVNPVNSSSANVAFSSGESFELSDASELNFGPDFISLDLGSLDGILSQTYGYIEVPIEVKYNLLEVKKLKTEIVVGFSSLFLNKNEVNLSTTYFSNTGEANNLNKINFSGNFGVDFNYQITKKWSLNVNPMLKTQLNTFKNDANGFQPYFIGFYTGINYQF from the coding sequence ATGGAAGAAAACAATATTGATACATTATTTCAAGAAAAGCTTACAGATTTGGAGATTGCTCCGAACGAAAGTGTATGGAATGCTATTGAAGGAAAATTACAAAAAAAGAAAAAACGCAAAGTTTTTCCGATATGGTGGTTTTCTGGTGGAGCTGCTGCGGTTTTTATATTAGGCCTTTTTCTTTATTCGAATATGAATGAGTCAAAAAACACAGAAGATGTAGAGGTGATTGTGGTTGAATCGCCAACACCTACTTCAGAAGATAAAAAAAATAAACAACAAGAACTCAAAGACAATGTAGTAATTGAGTCAGCAAAAGAGAATACGATAGAAACCATTATTGCTAAAGAAGAACTAAAAAACAAAAAAACAGTAAAAGAAAAACCTCTTAAAAAGGATGTTTTGAGTCCTTATGATGTTGTAAAAGTTAGCGAAAAAGAGATGCCGGTAAAAAAAGATCATAATACGATAGGTAAAGTAATTGAGGGGGCTTTGCTAGCTAAAAACGATGTTACGAAAGAAGAAGAACAAGCTGGCAAGCTTAAAAACAGCTTGCCAGTTATTACAAGAGAGGAAGCACTTTTAAAAAGAAAAAAAGATACCGTAAACCAAGGTTTAAAACCTTCAGAAGACTTTATGGCTACGGTAAATAAAGAAGAGTTTGACGAAAAACAACGTCAAAGGAAGGTATGGACTATCTCACCAACAGTGGCGGTATTAAATTCAAGTTCTTTTTCAAAAGCATCTCCAATCGAGGCCAGTTTATCAAATTCAACAAAAGGTGAAACAAGCTATTCTTATGGGGTGCAAGTTGCGTATCAATTCAATAGTAAATGGACACTTCAATCGGGAATTCACTTGCAAGAAATGGGATATTCCAACCATAATGTTGCTGTAAATCCTGTAAACTCTAGTTCAGCAAATGTTGCGTTCAGTTCAGGAGAGAGTTTTGAATTAAGCGATGCTTCTGAATTAAATTTTGGTCCAGACTTTATATCTTTAGATTTGGGTAGTTTAGATGGTATACTGAGTCAAACGTACGGGTATATCGAAGTTCCAATCGAAGTTAAGTACAACTTGTTGGAAGTAAAAAAGTTGAAAACGGAAATCGTTGTCGGTTTTAGTTCCTTGTTTTTAAATAAAAATGAGGTGAATTTAAGCACGACTTACTTTTCAAATACAGGAGAAGCCAACAACTTAAACAAGATTAATTTTAGTGGTAATTTTGGTGTCGATTTTAACTACCAGATAACTAAAAAATGGTCGTTAAACGTCAACCCGATGCTAAAAACCCAGTTGAATACATTTAAAAACGATGCCAATGGGTTTCAGCCTTATTTCATCGGTTTTTATACTGGTATAAATTATCAGTTTTAA
- a CDS encoding glycerol-3-phosphate dehydrogenase/oxidase: MNNFSSFNRKNIQQELQTTEFDILVIGGGITGAGIALDAASRGMKVALIEKNDFASGTSSKSTKLIHGGLRYLKQFDFWLVKEVGTERAVVHKLAPHLVIPEKMILPLIEGGTYGSWLTSFGLKVYDILASVEGDDKRKMLDKTEALKKEPLLPESILKGAGFYAEYRTDDARLTIEVLKTASQYDAKILNYTQANGFIYENKRVVGAKATNVFTGESYNINAKYVVNAAGPWVDELRQINNSKIGKRLHLTKGVHLVVPHEKLPVKQSVYFDIPDGRMMFAIPRGKITYFGTTDTNYQQDKDTVETSMVDALYLIEAVNNMFPEIQLTIDDIQSSWAGLRPLIHEEGKSASELSRKDEIFISDTKLISIAGGKLTGYRKMAERIVDIVAKKMKRRFNLAFDSIQTEEIVLSGGPFQNYKSVKLYINQIYNRIKLVGFTEKDASYLVHNYGKQTELILNKFDELSEENIEKRLLKAEVWFTVKHEMACTPTDFFMRRTGRLFFDKPSVDAYKDFVIQEFAACFNWDEKTLSKYEEELNKKINIAVNFN, encoded by the coding sequence ATGAACAATTTCTCATCCTTCAATAGAAAAAACATTCAACAAGAATTACAAACAACCGAATTTGACATTCTCGTAATTGGTGGTGGCATTACGGGTGCAGGTATTGCTTTAGATGCAGCCTCTCGTGGAATGAAAGTCGCATTAATAGAAAAAAACGATTTTGCCTCAGGTACTTCTAGTAAATCAACCAAACTAATTCACGGTGGTTTACGCTACTTAAAACAGTTTGATTTTTGGTTGGTAAAAGAAGTAGGAACCGAGCGTGCTGTTGTTCATAAGCTAGCTCCGCACCTAGTAATTCCTGAAAAAATGATTTTACCATTGATTGAAGGTGGAACTTACGGTTCTTGGCTAACTTCTTTTGGTTTAAAGGTTTACGATATTTTAGCTTCTGTTGAAGGTGATGATAAACGTAAAATGCTCGATAAAACAGAAGCATTAAAAAAAGAACCTTTACTACCTGAAAGCATTCTTAAAGGTGCTGGTTTTTATGCCGAATATCGCACCGACGATGCTCGTTTAACGATTGAGGTGTTAAAAACCGCCAGCCAATACGATGCAAAAATACTTAATTACACTCAGGCTAATGGGTTTATTTATGAAAACAAACGTGTGGTAGGTGCCAAAGCAACCAATGTTTTTACAGGTGAAAGTTACAATATCAACGCAAAATATGTTGTAAATGCTGCAGGTCCTTGGGTAGATGAATTACGTCAAATAAACAATTCAAAAATTGGTAAAAGATTACATTTAACTAAAGGGGTTCACTTAGTGGTTCCGCACGAAAAACTACCTGTAAAGCAATCGGTGTATTTCGATATTCCAGATGGTCGTATGATGTTTGCTATTCCTCGCGGAAAAATTACCTATTTTGGAACTACGGATACCAATTACCAACAAGATAAAGATACTGTAGAAACCTCAATGGTAGACGCCTTGTATTTAATTGAGGCCGTAAATAACATGTTTCCTGAAATTCAATTAACTATTGATGATATCCAGTCATCTTGGGCAGGATTACGTCCGTTAATTCACGAAGAAGGAAAATCAGCTTCAGAATTGTCTCGAAAAGATGAAATTTTTATTTCTGACACCAAGTTAATTTCTATTGCTGGAGGTAAACTCACAGGCTATCGAAAAATGGCAGAACGTATTGTAGACATTGTTGCAAAAAAAATGAAACGTCGTTTTAATCTAGCTTTCGATTCTATTCAAACTGAAGAAATTGTATTGTCTGGAGGACCTTTTCAAAACTATAAATCTGTAAAATTGTATATCAATCAAATTTACAACCGTATAAAATTAGTTGGTTTTACCGAAAAAGATGCCAGCTATTTGGTACACAATTATGGTAAACAAACGGAACTTATTTTAAACAAGTTTGATGAATTAAGCGAAGAGAATATAGAAAAACGCTTGTTAAAAGCTGAGGTTTGGTTTACTGTTAAACATGAAATGGCTTGTACACCAACCGACTTTTTTATGCGTAGAACCGGTCGTTTATTTTTTGACAAGCCTAGTGTTGATGCATATAAAGACTTCGTTATACAAGAATTTGCAGCTTGTTTTAATTGGGATGAAAAAACCCTATCGAAATACGAAGAAGAACTCAACAAAAAAATTAATATCGCAGTAAATTTTAACTAG
- a CDS encoding DMT family transporter — MNNQQRKWLYLVVLSLVWGSSFILMKKALVGLSPVQVGALRMLITAIFLLLVGSESLKRIQKRHWKYVAITAAVGTFFPSFLFAFAISNIDSSVAAILNSLTPLNTFIFGALVFGFTFKRKQFFGILIGLVGTLILILKGAELNPNQNYWYATLIFIASIGYAFNVNIIKKYLYDLDALAITTGNFLLLIIPAFIVLVFSGFFSTFEVTTETASALGYITVLAVVGTGMAKVLFNKMIHLSSPLFASSVTYLIPIVAVFWGILDGEKLSIIQLLATGIILLGVWLANKSS, encoded by the coding sequence ATGAACAACCAACAAAGAAAATGGCTGTATTTAGTAGTGCTTTCACTGGTTTGGGGGAGCTCTTTTATTTTAATGAAAAAGGCATTAGTCGGATTAAGCCCTGTTCAAGTAGGCGCATTACGAATGCTAATTACAGCCATTTTTTTATTGCTAGTTGGTAGTGAGAGCTTGAAAAGAATTCAAAAAAGACATTGGAAATATGTCGCAATAACAGCTGCGGTAGGAACGTTTTTTCCTTCATTTTTGTTTGCTTTTGCCATAAGTAATATAGACAGTTCTGTAGCCGCTATTTTAAATTCATTAACACCACTTAACACCTTTATTTTTGGAGCTTTGGTTTTTGGTTTTACATTTAAAAGAAAACAATTTTTTGGTATTTTAATAGGGCTTGTTGGCACTTTGATACTTATTCTAAAGGGCGCTGAATTGAACCCGAATCAAAACTATTGGTATGCAACTTTAATATTTATAGCCTCTATAGGGTATGCCTTTAATGTAAATATAATTAAAAAGTACTTATATGATTTAGATGCATTGGCAATTACAACAGGTAATTTTTTGCTATTAATTATACCTGCGTTTATAGTTTTGGTATTTTCTGGATTTTTTTCAACTTTTGAAGTAACTACAGAAACCGCTTCGGCATTAGGTTATATAACTGTGCTGGCTGTGGTGGGCACGGGAATGGCAAAAGTATTATTTAATAAGATGATACATTTGTCATCGCCTTTATTTGCTTCATCTGTAACATATTTAATTCCTATTGTAGCAGTTTTTTGGGGTATTCTTGATGGAGAAAAATTAAGTATTATTCAGTTATTAGCTACTGGAATTATTTTACTAGGTGTTTGGTTGGCAAATAAGTCAAGTTAG
- a CDS encoding TIGR02594 family protein: MNNLISVALSQYGVKEVKGSKDHPQILNYFTSLGFDGGKLKDETAWCSAFANWVAKQAGYEHPNKLTARSWLSVGNSTTNPQPGDVVVLWREHPTSWKGHVGFLIKETKRYVYLLGGNQGNSVSIKAYPKNRVLDFRKLKKNG; encoded by the coding sequence ATGAATAATTTAATATCAGTAGCATTATCGCAATATGGAGTCAAAGAGGTGAAAGGCTCTAAAGATCACCCTCAAATTTTAAATTACTTTACCTCGTTAGGTTTTGACGGAGGTAAGTTGAAAGACGAAACCGCTTGGTGTAGTGCCTTTGCAAATTGGGTAGCGAAACAAGCAGGATATGAACATCCGAATAAGTTAACAGCTCGCAGTTGGTTGTCTGTAGGAAACTCAACCACCAACCCACAACCAGGAGATGTGGTGGTTTTATGGAGAGAACATCCTACGAGCTGGAAAGGGCATGTAGGTTTTTTAATTAAAGAAACCAAACGCTATGTGTACTTACTCGGTGGTAATCAAGGAAATAGTGTAAGCATAAAAGCCTATCCTAAAAACAGGGTATTGGACTTTAGAAAATTGAAAAAGAATGGATAA
- the amaB gene encoding L-piperidine-6-carboxylate dehydrogenase — translation MANFGIEEALETLGLQEINEGSSTGSVNFSNGEIIASYSPVDGKLIGKVKASTKEDYEKVMTTATAAFKTWRAIPAPQRGEIVRQFGNKLRELKEPLGKLVSYEMGKSYQEGLGEVQEMIDICDFAVGLSRQLNGQVIPSERPGHVMREQWHPLGVVGIISAFNFPVAVWSWNTALAWVCGNVCVWKASEKAPLCSVACQNIIAAVLKDNNLPEGISCIVNGDYKVGEYLTADTRVALVSATGSTRMGRIVGAKVAERFGKSLLELGGNNAIIITPTADLKVVVPGAVFGAVGTCGQRCTSTRRLIIHESVYDKVRDAIVGAYGQIKIGNPLDESNHVGPLIDKDAVNTYLAAIEKAKAEGGKVLVEGGVLEGEGYESGCYVKPAIIEAENHYEIVQHETFAPILYLMKYSGDVENAIELQNGVAQGLSSSIMTNEMKEAEKFLSFAGSDCGIANVNIGTSGAEIGGAFGGEKETGGGRESGSDAWKTYMRRQTNTVNYSDELPLAQGIKFDL, via the coding sequence ATGGCAAATTTTGGTATCGAAGAAGCTTTAGAAACGTTAGGCTTACAAGAGATAAACGAAGGAAGTTCAACAGGTTCAGTAAACTTTTCAAATGGTGAAATTATAGCATCATATTCTCCAGTAGACGGAAAGTTAATAGGAAAAGTAAAAGCTTCTACCAAAGAAGATTACGAAAAGGTAATGACTACTGCTACGGCAGCATTCAAAACATGGAGAGCAATCCCAGCACCACAACGTGGAGAAATTGTTCGTCAGTTTGGAAACAAATTACGAGAATTAAAAGAACCTTTAGGTAAATTAGTTTCTTACGAAATGGGTAAATCGTACCAAGAAGGTTTGGGTGAGGTGCAAGAAATGATTGACATTTGTGATTTTGCTGTAGGCTTATCGCGTCAGTTAAACGGACAGGTAATTCCGTCAGAAAGACCAGGACACGTTATGAGAGAGCAATGGCATCCATTAGGCGTTGTAGGTATTATTTCAGCATTTAATTTCCCAGTAGCTGTGTGGTCTTGGAACACCGCTTTGGCTTGGGTATGTGGTAACGTATGTGTATGGAAAGCTTCTGAAAAAGCACCGTTATGTTCAGTAGCTTGTCAAAATATTATTGCCGCTGTTTTAAAAGACAATAATTTACCAGAAGGAATTTCTTGTATTGTAAACGGAGATTATAAAGTTGGGGAGTATCTTACTGCAGACACTCGTGTTGCTTTGGTATCTGCTACGGGTTCTACAAGAATGGGAAGAATTGTTGGAGCTAAAGTTGCTGAGCGTTTTGGTAAATCGTTGTTAGAGTTAGGAGGAAATAATGCCATTATCATTACACCAACGGCAGATTTAAAAGTGGTAGTTCCAGGCGCTGTATTTGGAGCGGTTGGTACCTGCGGACAACGTTGTACATCTACACGCCGTTTAATTATTCACGAATCTGTTTACGATAAAGTAAGAGATGCTATTGTAGGCGCTTATGGTCAAATTAAAATAGGAAACCCGTTAGATGAATCGAATCATGTAGGACCGTTAATTGACAAAGATGCAGTGAATACTTATTTAGCAGCTATAGAAAAAGCAAAAGCTGAAGGAGGAAAGGTATTGGTTGAAGGAGGCGTTTTAGAAGGAGAAGGATACGAAAGCGGTTGTTACGTAAAACCAGCTATTATAGAAGCTGAAAATCATTATGAAATTGTACAACACGAAACATTTGCACCGATTTTATACTTAATGAAGTATTCAGGAGATGTTGAAAACGCTATTGAATTGCAAAACGGAGTTGCGCAAGGATTGTCTTCTTCGATCATGACCAATGAAATGAAGGAAGCTGAAAAATTCTTATCATTTGCAGGTTCTGATTGTGGTATTGCCAATGTAAATATAGGTACCTCTGGTGCTGAAATTGGAGGAGCTTTCGGTGGTGAAAAAGAAACAGGTGGTGGGCGTGAGTCTGGATCTGATGCTTGGAAAACGTACATGCGACGCCAAACCAACACGGTAAATTACTCAGACGAGTTGCCATTGGCACAAGGAATTAAATTCGACTTATAG
- a CDS encoding heavy-metal-associated domain-containing protein, protein MMNFQKIVVALTLVSFLAVGCNNEAKKEETPQNQEVAANIQEASFAISGMTCEIGCAKKIASDLNKKEGVLEANVVFNDSIANVKFDANKTNKAELMAFVDGIGDNMYKTSKICEKDCKKECGAKTDAEAKACKTNCKMPCCNTELASKKCEMKCCADKTDAEKANCEMECCEKNTTTEKSACKKDCTMACCAETKKA, encoded by the coding sequence ATGATGAATTTTCAGAAAATAGTAGTTGCTTTAACTTTGGTAAGTTTTTTAGCTGTTGGATGTAACAATGAAGCAAAAAAAGAAGAAACTCCACAAAATCAAGAGGTAGCTGCAAATATACAAGAAGCTAGTTTTGCTATCTCAGGAATGACTTGTGAGATTGGCTGTGCTAAAAAAATAGCTTCAGATTTAAATAAAAAAGAGGGTGTTTTAGAAGCTAACGTAGTGTTTAACGATAGCATTGCTAATGTGAAGTTTGATGCCAACAAAACAAACAAAGCAGAGTTAATGGCATTTGTTGATGGTATTGGAGATAACATGTATAAAACCAGTAAAATTTGCGAAAAAGATTGTAAAAAAGAATGTGGAGCAAAAACAGATGCTGAAGCTAAGGCTTGTAAAACCAACTGTAAAATGCCTTGTTGCAACACTGAATTAGCGAGTAAAAAGTGTGAAATGAAATGTTGTGCAGATAAAACAGATGCTGAAAAAGCAAACTGTGAAATGGAGTGTTGTGAAAAAAATACAACAACTGAAAAAAGCGCTTGTAAAAAAGACTGTACGATGGCTTGCTGTGCCGAAACCAAAAAAGCATAA
- a CDS encoding LuxE/PaaK family acyltransferase yields MKNIIFNIQSAKDFDSIALQVFKHQFTNNKVYRSFCDLLYVHPSDVKAVEEIPFLPIQFFKTREVLSSTDTIQETFTSSGTTGSTTSKHLVSDISWYETSYIKGFEHFYGNIEDYVVLALLPNYLERNGSSLIYMVNDLIKRSKHSESGFYLNNLGELAEKLIQLDTQHKKVLLIGVSFALLDLIERYQFNLSNTVIMETGGMKGRRKELIRNELHALLCNGFGVDMIHSEYGMTELLSQAYSKGNGIFNCPPWMRVLTRDTEDALTILPEGKSGGMNVIDLANYNSCSFIATQDLGKVHQDNSFEIIGRFDNSDIRGCNLMVL; encoded by the coding sequence ATGAAAAACATCATTTTTAACATACAATCGGCTAAAGATTTCGACAGTATTGCACTTCAGGTTTTTAAACACCAGTTTACCAACAACAAGGTATATCGCTCTTTTTGCGATTTATTGTATGTGCATCCTTCTGATGTAAAAGCTGTTGAAGAAATTCCGTTTTTACCTATTCAATTTTTTAAAACTCGAGAAGTCCTCTCTTCAACCGATACCATTCAAGAAACTTTTACAAGTTCAGGAACTACAGGAAGTACAACTAGCAAGCATTTGGTTAGCGATATATCTTGGTATGAAACCAGTTATATAAAAGGTTTTGAGCATTTTTATGGAAATATAGAAGACTATGTAGTACTCGCCTTGTTACCAAATTATTTAGAACGTAACGGTTCTTCTTTAATTTATATGGTGAACGATTTGATAAAACGTTCTAAACATTCTGAAAGTGGATTTTACCTCAACAATCTCGGCGAACTTGCTGAAAAACTCATACAGTTAGATACACAGCATAAAAAAGTACTACTTATAGGTGTTTCTTTTGCTTTATTAGATTTGATAGAACGCTATCAATTCAACCTATCTAATACTGTTATTATGGAAACTGGTGGCATGAAAGGAAGAAGAAAAGAACTAATTCGCAACGAATTACATGCGCTTTTATGTAATGGGTTTGGTGTAGATATGATTCATTCTGAATATGGAATGACCGAATTATTAAGCCAAGCGTATTCCAAAGGAAACGGTATTTTTAACTGTCCGCCTTGGATGCGAGTATTAACTCGCGATACTGAAGATGCATTAACTATATTGCCTGAGGGAAAATCGGGTGGAATGAATGTAATTGATTTAGCAAACTACAATTCTTGTTCTTTTATCGCTACACAAGATTTAGGAAAAGTGCACCAAGACAATAGCTTCGAAATTATTGGTCGCTTTGATAATTCTGACATACGTGGCTGTAATTTGATGGTTTTGTAG
- a CDS encoding YHS domain-containing (seleno)protein has protein sequence MKNFVTLFLITASAVLYAQKTDYNTDKKGFVAQGYDVVSYFTNSEPVEGKKKYQTTYDEATFVFSSEKNLALFKENPTKYIPQYGGYCAYAIAAKKTKMNIDAESYEIRDGKLYLFYSSWFSNKLDDWKNGNTENLQVQGDKNWEELKHQNN, from the coding sequence ATGAAAAACTTTGTTACATTATTTTTAATAACGGCTTCTGCTGTATTGTATGCTCAAAAGACAGATTATAACACTGATAAAAAAGGGTTTGTAGCTCAAGGCTATGATGTTGTTTCTTATTTTACCAACAGCGAACCTGTTGAGGGTAAAAAAAAGTATCAAACAACCTATGATGAAGCAACGTTTGTGTTTTCTTCAGAAAAAAATTTAGCGCTCTTCAAAGAAAATCCGACAAAATATATTCCTCAATATGGCGGATATTGTGCGTATGCCATAGCGGCTAAAAAAACCAAAATGAACATCGATGCAGAATCTTATGAAATTAGAGATGGCAAATTGTACCTTTTTTACAGTTCTTGGTTTTCTAACAAGCTCGATGACTGGAAAAATGGTAATACTGAAAATTTACAAGTTCAAGGAGACAAAAATTGGGAAGAACTAAAACATCAAAATAACTAA
- a CDS encoding isoaspartyl peptidase/L-asparaginase family protein — MKNIHLLLSLMLILSACSPSSKTPSNSQKDIPVNEFAIIIHGGAGTILKKNMTPEKEAAYKAKLAEAVKTGYEILKKGGSSGDAVVKTIQVLEESPLFNAGKGAVFTHEETNELDASFMDGKTLNAGAIAGVKDIKSPIEAARKVMTNSDHVMLSGTGASQFAKEQGLEIVDPSYFYTESRFKSLQRIKDKEKTALDHDDKKAAFYDATIKNSKFGTVGCVALDKEGNISAGTSTGGMTNKRWGRIGDAPIIGSGTYANNKTCGVSSTGWGEYFIRAQVAYDISAQMEYQQKSLKKATNDVIHNKLTKLGGTGGVVALDKNGNMAFEFNTAGMYRASMNDKGDMVIKIYKD; from the coding sequence ATGAAAAACATTCATCTCTTACTTTCTTTAATGCTGATTTTGTCAGCTTGCAGTCCTAGCTCTAAAACACCTTCTAATTCGCAAAAAGACATACCTGTAAATGAGTTCGCCATTATTATCCACGGAGGAGCGGGAACTATTTTAAAAAAGAATATGACACCAGAGAAAGAGGCTGCTTACAAAGCTAAGCTAGCAGAAGCTGTAAAAACAGGATATGAAATTTTAAAAAAAGGTGGCTCTAGTGGTGATGCTGTAGTAAAAACCATTCAGGTACTTGAAGAATCTCCGTTATTCAATGCAGGCAAAGGTGCCGTTTTTACGCATGAAGAAACAAATGAACTAGATGCTTCTTTTATGGATGGAAAAACATTAAATGCTGGGGCTATAGCGGGAGTAAAAGATATTAAAAGCCCTATTGAAGCCGCTAGAAAAGTGATGACAAACTCTGACCATGTCATGCTTTCGGGAACTGGCGCTTCTCAGTTTGCTAAGGAGCAGGGATTAGAAATTGTAGACCCAAGCTATTTTTATACTGAAAGTCGTTTTAAATCTTTACAACGAATCAAAGACAAAGAAAAAACGGCCTTAGATCATGATGATAAAAAGGCGGCTTTTTATGATGCTACTATTAAAAACAGTAAGTTTGGTACAGTAGGCTGTGTTGCCTTAGATAAAGAAGGAAATATTAGCGCAGGTACTTCTACCGGTGGAATGACGAACAAACGTTGGGGGCGTATTGGCGATGCTCCTATTATTGGTTCGGGCACTTACGCAAACAACAAAACGTGTGGAGTTTCTTCTACGGGTTGGGGCGAATATTTTATTCGTGCGCAAGTCGCTTATGATATTTCTGCACAAATGGAATATCAACAAAAATCACTAAAAAAGGCTACAAACGACGTTATTCATAACAAGTTAACAAAACTCGGTGGCACTGGTGGGGTTGTGGCATTAGACAAAAATGGAAATATGGCTTTTGAATTCAATACTGCTGGAATGTACAGGGCATCTATGAATGATAAAGGTGATATGGTGATTAAAATTTATAAGGATTAA
- a CDS encoding phage holin family protein — protein sequence MDKLSHFIFWLLALLSPLNGVLTTMMFLIVVDFITGAYASLKLHVPIKSERIGHTISKFVIYNLVIISAYFLEKHIVSEVPFLKVIAGFIAITEIKSILENYNKIYGVNPFKALHTFLKQIGIHSTLEKTTEKKQKNDQEKV from the coding sequence ATGGATAAACTTTCGCATTTTATTTTTTGGTTGCTCGCATTATTGTCGCCTTTAAATGGAGTGTTAACTACCATGATGTTTCTAATAGTCGTCGATTTTATTACAGGAGCCTATGCCTCTTTAAAATTGCATGTACCTATAAAAAGTGAACGTATCGGGCATACCATTTCTAAATTTGTGATTTATAATTTGGTTATTATATCTGCCTATTTTTTAGAAAAACACATCGTGAGTGAAGTCCCTTTCTTAAAAGTCATAGCAGGCTTTATTGCGATTACCGAAATAAAGTCAATTTTAGAAAATTATAACAAAATTTATGGAGTAAACCCCTTTAAGGCATTGCATACCTTTTTAAAACAAATCGGTATACATAGCACTCTAGAAAAAACAACCGAAAAAAAACAAAAAAACGATCAAGAAAAAGTTTAG